A single genomic interval of Lathyrus oleraceus cultivar Zhongwan6 chromosome 7, CAAS_Psat_ZW6_1.0, whole genome shotgun sequence harbors:
- the LOC127105956 gene encoding alkane hydroxylase MAH1, whose amino-acid sequence MALFGVVEILLAIILFTAIHYWKLNRNTPITKWPVVGMLPGLFYNTSNIHDYLNSKLKQCGGTFTFEGPWLANMNIVFTCDPMNVQHITSTKFENYGKGNDFREIFEVLGDGIFRSDSDIWKYNRTLLHSIFRQESFQVFIQKTTEKKIYSHLLVFLDHACKNGMQVDLQDVFQRLTFDNICSVVLGFDPMCLSNDLPEIACERAFTHAEDTLFYRHIRPRFLWKLQKWLRVGEEKTFIENQKIVDEMLYSEIKSKRDIKNQNQQKPDLLSTLMNEVRDGENRIDDKFLRDTAINLLAAGRDTISSSLTWFFWLVATHPFVEAKILEEIKEKLASKEDNKKDLGVEGLSKLVYLHGALLEALRLYPPVPFEHKSPLEHDVLPSGHKVKENTMIVYSLYSVGRVEEIWGEDCLEFKPERWISKRGGTIHVPSYKFIAFNAGPRSCLGKDISFIQLKMVAVAMLLNYHVHVVEDHPIIPSVSVVLYVKDGLKVNIKKRSI is encoded by the coding sequence ATGGCTTTGTTTGGCGTTGTTGAAATTCTTTTGGCGATTATTCTTTTCACTGCAATCCATTATTGGAAGCTAAACAGAAACACACCGATAACAAAGTGGCCTGTGGTGGGAATGCTACCTGGTCTCTTTTACAACACATCCAATATCCATGATTATTTAAACTCAAAACTAAAACAATGTGGAGGAACTTTCACTTTCGAAGGACCGTGGCTAGCAAACATGAACATTGTTTTCACTTGTGATCCCATGAATGTGCAGCACATTACAAGCACAAAGTTTGAAAACTATGGGAAAGGAAATGATTTCAGAGAGATCTTTGAAGTTCTTGGAGATGGAATTTTCAGGTCTGACTCTGACATTTGGAAGTACAACAGAACCCTACTTCATTCAATTTTCAGGCAGGAAAGCTTTCAGGTATTTATTCAAAAAACCACTGAGAAAAAAATTTACAGTCATCTTCTTGTGTTTCTTGATCATGCTTGTAAAAATGGGATGCAAGTGGATTTGCAAGATGTGTTTCAAAGGTTAACTTTTGATAATATATGTTCGGTAGTTTTAGGGTTTGATCCTATGTGTCTCTCTAATGATCTCCCTGAAATTGCATGTGAGAGAGCTTTCACTCATGCAGAAGACACATTGTTCTATAGACATATAAGACCAAGATTCTTGTGGAAGTTGCAGAAATGGCTTCGAGTTGGTGAAGAGAAAACGTTTATAGAGAATCAAAAAATCGTCGATGAAATGTTATATTCAGAAATCAAATCCAAAAGAGATATTAAAAATCAAAACCAACAAAAACCCGACTTGCTAAGTACCCTTATGAATGAAGTGAGAGATGGAGAAAACCGAATAGATGACAAGTTTCTGAGAGACACAGCAATAAATCTTCTTGCAGCTGGAAGAGACACTATCAGTTCTAGTCTGACTTGGTTTTTCTGGTTGGTTGCAACACACCCTTTTGTTGAAGCTAAGATTCTTGAAGAGATCAAAGAAAAACTAGCATCAAAAGAAGATAACAAGAAAGATTTAGGAGTGGAAGGGCTTAGCAAGTTAGTTTATCTTCATGGAGCATTATTAGAAGCCTTAAGGCTTTATCCACCGGTTCCTTTTGAGCATAAATCTCCATTGGAACATGATGTGCTTCCTAGTGGACATAAGGTTAAGGAAAATACAATGATAGTGTATTCTCTATACTCAGTTGGAAGGGTGGAAGAAATATGGGGAGAAGATTGCTTGGAATTTAAGCCAGAGAGGTGGATTTCTAAAAGAGGAGGGACAATTCATGTACCTTCTTACAAGTTCATTGCTTTCAATGCTGGACCAAGGAGCTGTTTGGGCAAGGATATAAGTTTCATTCAGTTGAAAATGGTTGCTGTAGCAATGTTGTTGAATTATCATGTTCATGTGGTGGAAGATCATCCTATAATCCCAAGTGTTTCTGTTGTTTTGTATGTGAAAGATGGCTTGAAAGTTAATATTAAGAAAAGATCCATTTGA
- the LOC127104629 gene encoding alpha,alpha-trehalose-phosphate synthase [UDP-forming] 6, which produces MKTTSANTKKRSSSVKTSSVKCPKSERDIFKGISLKLLAMEQLLIQHPEWHGKVVLVQIANPARGKGRDVKEVQEDTKATAKRINEAFGKPGYDPVILIEEPLRFYEKVAYYVVAECCLVTAVRDGMNLIPYEYIISRQGTEKLDKVLGIGSSLKKSMLVVSEFIGCSPSLSGAIRVNPWNIDAVADAMDLALEMADSEKQLRHEKHYRYVSTHDVGYWARSFLQDLERTCSDHVRRRWWGIGFGLSFRVVALDPNFKKLSMEHIVSAYKRTKTRAILLDYDGTLMPQASIDKSPTSNSIKMLNSLCNDENNMVFLISAKGRMKLAEWFSACENLGIAAEHGYFLRLRRDAEWETCGPVTDSSWKQIAEPVMKLYTETTDGSTIEDKETALVWCYEDADPDFGSCQAKELLNHLESVLANEPVTVKSSLNNIEVKPQGVNKGLVAKRLLSTMQEKGLSPGFVLCIGREDLVLHIRSGRPKKIRIRESGEDGARKRRSGVAYKCTKCDNFGHNAMTCKATTQDPNALKRMFSDDFAILLFHYDITFFCHYW; this is translated from the exons atgaagacAACCTCAGCGAATACGAAGAAGCGATCCAGCTCAGTGAAGACGAGCTCAGTGAAGTGTCCAAAGTCCGAG AGGGATATCTTCAAAGGGATAAGTTTGAAGCTATTAGCCATGGAGCAGCTTCTTATTCAGCATCCTGAGTGGCATGGAAAGGTTGTGTTAGTTCAGATAGCCAATCCTGCAAGAGGGAAAGGGAGGGATGTGAAGGAAGTTCAAGAAGACACTAAGGCGACGGCGAAGCGGATTAATGAAGCATTTGGTAAACCTGGTTATGATCCTGTCATTCTGATTGAGGAGCCATTAAGGTTTTATGAAAAAGTTGCATATTATGTTGTGGCCGAGTGTTGTTTAGTGACTGCGGTTAGGGATGGAATGAATCTCATACCGTATGAATATATAATCAGTCGTCAAGGAACTGAAAAATTGGATAAAGTTTTGGGAATAGGTTCGTCTCTTAAGAAAAGCATGCTGGTTGTGTCTGAGTTTATTGGTTGTTCGCCGTCTTTAAGTGGAGCTATTAGAGTGAATCCATGGAATATTGATGCGGTAGCAGATGCGATGGACTTGGCTTTGGAAATGGCTGATTCAGAGAAACAGCTTAGGCATGAGAAGCATTATCGATATGTTAGTACTCATGATGTCGGTTATTGGGCTCGTAGCTTCTTGCAAGATTTGGAAAGGACTTGTAGTGATCATGTGAGGAGAAGGTGGTGGGGGATTGGTTTTGGATTGAGTTTTAGAGTTGTAGCACTTGATCCAAACTTCAAGAAGCTATCAATGGAGCACATAGTTTCGGCTTACAAGCGGACAAAAACTAGGGCGATCCTTCTAGATTATGATGGTACACTAATGCCTCAGGCTTCCATTGATAAGAGCCCAACCAGTAATTCCATTAAAATGCTTAATAGTTTGTGTAATGATGAGAACAACATGGTGTTTCTCATCAGTGCTAAAGGCCGAATGAAGCTTGCTGAGTGGTTTTCTGCTTGTGAAAATTTGGGAATTGCTGCCGAACATGGTTACTTTTTAAG ACTTAGGAGGGATGCAGAATGGGAAACCTGCGGACCTGTAACAGACTCCAGTTGGAAACAAATTGCCGAGCCTGTCATGAAGCTTTATACCGAAACAACCGATGGATCCACAATTGAAGATAAAGAGACCGCACTTGTTTGGTGCTACGAGGATGCAGATCCAGATTTTGGATCGTGCCAGGCTAAAGAACTTCTTAATCATCTTGAAAGTGTGCTTGCAAATGAACCAGTAACAGTGAAGAGTAGCCTGAATAATATAGAGGTTAAACCACAG GGTGTGAACAAGGGACTTGTAGCTAAACGCCTACTTTCGACCATGCAAGAAAAGGGACTGTCACCTGGTTTTGTCTTGTGTATCGGAAGAGAAGATCTGGTGTTGCATATAAGATCTGGTAGACCTAAGAAGATTAGGATAAGAGAAAGTGGAGAGGATGGTGCAAGGAAGAGAAGATCTGGTGTTGCATATAAGTGCACCAAATGTGATAATTTTGGTCACAATGCTATGACTTGTAAGGCTACCACTCAGGATCCCAATGCACTTAAAAGAATG TTTTCTGatgattttgcaattttgctctTTCATTATGATATAACTTTTTTCTGTCATTATTGGTAG
- the LOC127104630 gene encoding uncharacterized protein LOC127104630 — protein sequence MGGSKASSTSEVGNGLPRCGCNETMKLLVSKSIENPGRKFWKCRNYMNGCGLFLWDDLVSEFAVKETNPSGCRQCEVNKAYLIEFAKEIVEEIDCRVGKLNKLEKLKKKIAMEKRKNLWLMFVIGLSWMLIAAMVKLV from the exons ATGGGTGGCAGCAAGGCATCTTCCACGAGTGAAGTTGGAAACGGCTTACCAAGATGTGGATGCAATGAAACCATGAAGTTGTTGGTCTCCAAGTCAATTGAAAACCCCGGTCGCAAATTTTGGAAATGCAGGAATTATATG AATGGGTGCGGTTTATTTTTGTGGGATGATTTGGTCAGTGAGTTTGCAGTGAAAGAAACCAATCCGTCCGGATGCCGCCAATGTGAAGTCAACAAGGcttatttgattgaatttgcTAAAGAGATTGTTGAGGAGATAGATTGCAGAGTCGGAAAGCTTAACAAGTTAGAAAAACTGAAGAAAAAGATTGCAATGGAAAAGAGGAAAAATTTATGGTTAATGTTTGTAATTGGTCTGTCATGGATGTTGATAGCAGCTATGGTTAAGTTAGTCTAA